The following are from one region of the Mycolicibacterium diernhoferi genome:
- a CDS encoding TIGR03617 family F420-dependent LLM class oxidoreductase yields MTALFGPVGAIERATVLRDAGAAGVFTFEGPHDVFTPLTLASTVGGLDLLTNVAIAFPRNPIHLAHQAIDHQILSQGRFTLGLGTQIRTQIEKRFGAEFDRPVARMTELVAALRAIFDTWSTGERLQFHGEYYRHTLMTPTFTPRDNPYGPPPIFVGALGPRLTKATAQHADGLLVMPFGTKRFLHEVTMAAVDDGLAAGGRTRADLAVVPEIIVSVSSDANPDHAATRRLLAFYGSTPAYRPVLDIHGWGDLQPELNALSKQGRWAEMGALIDDDVLHTIAACGSPAEVAAHIRDRVGGISDQICIYQPGPIEADLLAQIVDALRT; encoded by the coding sequence ATGACCGCATTGTTCGGACCTGTAGGAGCCATCGAGCGCGCCACCGTGCTCCGGGATGCGGGTGCGGCCGGGGTGTTCACCTTCGAAGGTCCGCACGACGTGTTCACCCCGCTGACCCTGGCATCGACCGTCGGCGGCCTGGATCTACTGACCAACGTGGCAATCGCGTTCCCGCGCAACCCGATTCACCTCGCCCACCAGGCGATCGACCACCAGATCCTGAGCCAGGGCAGGTTCACCCTTGGCCTGGGCACCCAGATCCGGACCCAGATCGAGAAACGGTTCGGCGCCGAGTTCGACCGGCCGGTCGCGCGGATGACCGAGCTCGTCGCGGCGCTGCGTGCCATCTTCGACACCTGGTCGACCGGCGAGCGCCTGCAGTTTCACGGTGAGTACTACCGGCACACCCTGATGACCCCGACGTTCACCCCGCGCGACAACCCGTACGGTCCGCCGCCGATCTTTGTCGGGGCGCTCGGGCCCCGGCTGACCAAGGCCACCGCTCAGCACGCCGACGGACTGTTGGTGATGCCGTTCGGGACGAAGCGGTTCCTGCACGAGGTGACGATGGCCGCCGTCGACGACGGGCTGGCCGCCGGCGGGCGGACCCGCGCCGACCTGGCGGTGGTGCCGGAGATCATCGTCTCGGTCAGTTCGGACGCCAACCCCGACCACGCCGCCACCCGGCGACTGCTGGCGTTCTACGGGTCCACTCCGGCCTACCGACCGGTCCTGGATATCCACGGCTGGGGGGACCTGCAGCCGGAGCTCAACGCGCTGTCCAAGCAGGGCCGGTGGGCCGAGATGGGCGCACTCATCGACGACGACGTGCTGCACACCATCGCCGCGTGCGGCAGCCCGGCCGAGGTGGCCGCGCACATCCGTGACCGGGTCGGCGGAATCTCCGACCAGATCTGCATCTACCAGCCCGGACCGATCGAAGCGGACCTGCTCGCCCAGATCGTTGACGCGCTGCGCACCTGA
- a CDS encoding flavin-containing monooxygenase, protein MTYPHDAAETERGAEPEYSDVLIIGAGISGINAAYRIHQRNPGLSYTILERRQRIGGTWDLFRYPGIRSDSDIFTLSYPYQEWTRREFVADGGDIRDYLAATARKHGIDRHIRFDTKVSSVDWDSGTDTWTVHAESGGVPTTHRCRFLFFGTGYYNYDEAYTPDFPGIESFTGTVVHPQFWPEELDYAGKRVAVIGSGATAISLVPALADGGATVTMLQRSPTYMMSMPAVPMVMHAIRKSLPRKLAHPVVRLRNAWMHYLYYVFFRAAPKFGRKMIRAANKKELPAGYPVDIHFKPRYNPWDQRMCLVLDGDLFEHISAGRVEVVTDHIDHIDGEGIVLQSGDRIDADIIVTATGLQLQALGGIELHVDGERVDPTDRYVYKEYLLQDVPNMAWCIGYTNASWTLRADMTAKAVAKLLAYMESHGYTHAYPHLGSAAIAEKPAWDIKANYVKRALHALPKSGTKRPWNVRHNWALDAVDHRFDRIGESMVFGRVQAGRDAAADKASADKASTALRAGA, encoded by the coding sequence ATGACCTACCCGCACGACGCTGCCGAGACCGAGCGCGGCGCTGAACCCGAATACAGCGATGTCCTCATCATCGGCGCCGGTATCTCGGGGATCAACGCCGCCTACCGCATCCATCAGCGCAACCCGGGATTGAGCTACACCATCCTGGAACGCCGGCAGCGCATCGGTGGCACCTGGGATCTGTTCCGTTACCCGGGTATACGCTCCGACAGCGATATCTTCACCCTCAGCTATCCGTACCAGGAGTGGACCCGCCGGGAATTCGTCGCCGACGGCGGCGACATCCGCGACTACCTCGCCGCGACCGCCCGCAAACACGGCATCGACCGCCACATCCGCTTCGACACCAAGGTGTCCTCGGTGGACTGGGACTCGGGCACCGACACCTGGACGGTGCACGCCGAATCCGGCGGGGTGCCCACCACCCACCGCTGCCGGTTCCTGTTCTTCGGCACCGGCTACTACAACTACGACGAGGCCTACACCCCGGACTTCCCCGGTATCGAGTCCTTCACCGGCACCGTCGTGCATCCCCAGTTCTGGCCCGAGGAACTCGATTACGCGGGTAAACGGGTCGCGGTGATCGGCAGCGGCGCGACCGCGATCAGCCTGGTCCCGGCGCTGGCCGACGGCGGCGCCACGGTCACCATGCTGCAGCGCTCACCGACCTACATGATGTCGATGCCCGCGGTCCCGATGGTGATGCACGCCATTCGAAAGAGTCTGCCGCGCAAGCTCGCCCACCCGGTCGTCCGGCTGCGCAACGCCTGGATGCACTACCTGTACTACGTGTTCTTCCGCGCCGCGCCGAAGTTCGGACGCAAGATGATCCGGGCGGCGAACAAGAAGGAACTACCCGCCGGCTATCCGGTCGACATCCACTTCAAGCCGCGCTACAACCCGTGGGACCAACGGATGTGTCTGGTTCTGGACGGTGATCTGTTCGAGCACATCAGCGCCGGGCGCGTCGAGGTGGTGACCGACCACATCGACCACATCGACGGCGAGGGCATCGTGCTGCAATCCGGGGACCGGATCGACGCCGACATCATCGTCACCGCCACCGGGCTGCAACTGCAGGCGCTGGGCGGCATCGAGTTGCACGTGGACGGTGAGCGGGTCGACCCGACCGACCGCTACGTCTACAAGGAGTACCTGCTGCAGGACGTGCCCAACATGGCGTGGTGCATCGGCTACACCAATGCCTCGTGGACGCTGCGGGCCGACATGACCGCCAAAGCGGTGGCGAAGCTGCTGGCCTACATGGAATCCCACGGCTACACCCATGCCTACCCGCACCTCGGTTCGGCGGCCATCGCGGAGAAACCGGCCTGGGACATCAAGGCCAACTACGTCAAACGCGCCCTGCACGCGCTGCCCAAGTCCGGTACCAAGCGGCCGTGGAACGTGCGGCACAACTGGGCACTCGATGCCGTCGATCACCGCTTCGACCGGATCGGGGAGTCCATGGTGTTCGGGCGGGTGCAGGCCGGCCGGGACGCGGCGGCGGACAAGGCATCGGCGGACAAGGCGTCGACAGCGCTGCGCGCCGGGGCCTGA
- a CDS encoding phosphotransferase family protein, protein MAKQPAVEDVSRLQHSSRDTDALPELLSGWLGSLLPQQQPPVVSIESGVDANGMSSETILLTARWGEDEQRLVARVAPTAQDVPVFSSYRLDHQFELMRLVEELTDVPVPRVRWIDAAGDVLGTPFFLMDRVDGVVPPDVMPYTFGGNWFADSSPEDQRRLQDATVEVLAKLHSIPDAAQRFSFLTEVDPPGDTPLRRHFEWLKQWYEFAVPDIGRSPLVERALAWLEDHFPTETAAATPVLAWGDSRIGNVLYEDFTPVAVLDWEMATVGPRELDVSWIIFAHMVFQELSGLAGLDGLPTVLREEDVRATYERLTGVTLGDLHWFYIYSGVIWCCVFMRTTARRVHFGEMEAPEDVESAFYHASLLRRLLEGPAGWSEATRDKEGA, encoded by the coding sequence GTGGCGAAGCAACCGGCGGTCGAGGACGTCAGCCGACTCCAGCATTCCAGCCGAGACACCGACGCCCTACCGGAACTGCTGTCCGGCTGGCTCGGGTCGCTGCTACCCCAGCAGCAACCCCCGGTGGTCAGCATCGAAAGCGGGGTCGACGCCAACGGCATGTCGTCGGAGACCATCCTGCTGACCGCCCGCTGGGGCGAGGATGAACAGCGCCTGGTGGCCCGGGTGGCCCCCACCGCGCAGGACGTCCCGGTGTTCTCCTCATACCGGCTGGATCACCAGTTCGAACTGATGCGCCTGGTCGAGGAGCTCACCGACGTCCCGGTCCCGCGGGTGCGCTGGATCGACGCCGCCGGCGACGTGCTGGGCACCCCGTTCTTCCTGATGGACCGCGTCGACGGAGTCGTCCCCCCGGACGTCATGCCCTACACGTTCGGCGGCAACTGGTTCGCCGACTCCTCGCCCGAAGATCAACGCAGGCTCCAGGATGCCACCGTCGAGGTGCTGGCCAAACTGCACTCGATTCCCGATGCCGCACAGCGCTTCTCCTTCCTCACCGAGGTGGACCCGCCCGGGGACACCCCACTGCGGCGGCATTTCGAATGGCTCAAGCAGTGGTACGAGTTCGCGGTGCCCGACATCGGCCGCTCGCCGTTGGTCGAGCGGGCGCTGGCCTGGCTGGAGGACCACTTCCCCACCGAGACCGCGGCCGCCACCCCGGTACTGGCCTGGGGCGACTCCCGCATCGGCAATGTGCTCTACGAGGATTTCACCCCGGTCGCGGTGCTCGACTGGGAGATGGCCACCGTCGGCCCCCGCGAACTCGACGTGTCGTGGATCATCTTCGCCCACATGGTGTTCCAGGAGCTCTCCGGCCTCGCCGGGCTCGACGGCCTGCCCACGGTGCTGCGTGAGGAGGATGTCCGGGCGACCTACGAACGGCTGACCGGCGTGACGCTGGGCGACCTGCACTGGTTCTACATCTACTCCGGGGTGATCTGGTGCTGCGTGTTCATGCGCACCACCGCGCGGCGGGTGCACTTCGGCGAGATGGAGGCCCCCGAAGACGTGGAGTCGGCGTTCTACCACGCGTCGCTGCTACGGCGACTGTTGGAGGGTCCGGCGGGCTGGAGCGAAGCGACCCGGGATAAGGAAGGTGCGTGA
- a CDS encoding TetR/AcrR family transcriptional regulator, giving the protein MKAELPPVDKGAGRPRDPRIDAAILSATAELLVQIGYSNLTMAAVAERAGTTKTALYRRWSSKAELVHEAAFPAAPTGLALPEGDIAGDVREMIAAAGAVFTSPVVRAALPGVIADMAADPGLNERVMSRFSGLFDVVRLRLEHAVQRGEVHAGVDPQRLIELIGGATLLRMLLTPGRDLDDTWVDQTTAIVVHGVLSPAQTNKRA; this is encoded by the coding sequence ATGAAAGCAGAGTTGCCACCGGTTGACAAGGGTGCCGGCCGTCCACGCGACCCGCGTATCGATGCTGCCATTCTGTCCGCAACGGCGGAACTGCTTGTGCAGATCGGCTATTCGAATCTGACCATGGCGGCGGTCGCCGAGCGGGCGGGCACCACCAAGACCGCCTTGTACCGGCGCTGGTCGAGCAAGGCCGAACTGGTGCACGAGGCCGCGTTCCCGGCCGCGCCGACCGGGCTCGCGCTGCCCGAGGGCGACATCGCCGGCGACGTGCGGGAGATGATCGCGGCCGCCGGCGCCGTGTTCACCAGCCCGGTGGTGCGCGCCGCCCTGCCGGGGGTGATCGCGGATATGGCCGCCGACCCCGGCCTCAACGAGCGGGTGATGAGCCGGTTCAGCGGACTGTTCGACGTGGTGCGGCTCCGGCTGGAACACGCGGTGCAACGCGGCGAGGTGCACGCCGGGGTCGACCCGCAACGCCTCATCGAACTGATCGGCGGCGCCACCCTGCTGCGGATGCTGCTCACCCCCGGCCGGGACCTCGACGACACCTGGGTCGATCAGACCACCGCGATCGTGGTGCACGGCGTCCTGTCTCCCGCCCAAACGAACAAACGGGCGTAA
- a CDS encoding enoyl-CoA hydratase, which produces MSEILTADHGAVRVITLNRPQARNALGPELMRALYTALQTADADDAVRAVVLTGTDPAFCAGVDLKAAARDGMKYFEEFRTRSPITAVREMRTPIVGAVNGATFTGGLEIALGCDFLVASERAVFADTHARVGILPGGGMTARLPQVVGLAMARRMSMTGEVIDAARAERIGLVTEVVAHDRLPARALELAGQIAEVPGPTMRSLKEIYTEGAAAVIDPALAAEQRIAYAQQRDFDGLGDRFRAVAQHNKTQIDGRRD; this is translated from the coding sequence ATGAGCGAAATACTCACCGCCGATCACGGTGCCGTGCGGGTGATCACGCTGAATCGGCCGCAGGCCCGCAACGCGCTCGGCCCCGAACTGATGCGCGCACTGTATACGGCACTACAGACCGCCGACGCCGACGACGCCGTGCGCGCGGTGGTGCTCACCGGGACGGACCCGGCGTTCTGCGCCGGCGTCGACCTCAAGGCCGCCGCCCGGGACGGCATGAAGTACTTCGAGGAGTTCCGGACCCGCAGTCCCATCACCGCGGTCCGGGAGATGCGCACCCCGATCGTCGGGGCCGTCAACGGCGCCACCTTCACCGGCGGCCTGGAGATCGCGTTGGGCTGCGACTTCCTGGTCGCGTCCGAGCGGGCTGTCTTCGCCGACACCCATGCGCGGGTGGGCATCCTGCCCGGCGGCGGGATGACCGCGCGGCTGCCGCAGGTGGTCGGATTGGCGATGGCGCGGCGGATGTCGATGACCGGGGAGGTGATCGATGCCGCACGCGCCGAGCGCATCGGGCTGGTCACCGAGGTCGTCGCGCACGACCGGCTGCCGGCGCGGGCGTTGGAGCTGGCCGGGCAGATCGCCGAGGTGCCGGGGCCGACGATGCGCAGCCTCAAGGAGATCTACACCGAGGGTGCCGCGGCGGTGATCGATCCGGCGCTGGCGGCCGAGCAGCGCATCGCCTACGCCCAGCAGCGGGACTTCGACGGGCTCGGGGACCGGTTCCGGGCGGTGGCCCAGCACAACAAGACCCAGATCGACGGGCGGCGAGACTGA
- the nuoN gene encoding NADH-quinone oxidoreductase subunit NuoN, with protein MNIPAPVIEYGQLSPFLIVLGVAVLGVLVEAFLPRRARYGTQLALALGGQLAALAAVVWVHTGLGDSPGNTAAVGSLVVDRPALFLQGLLLLIGILGVLLIAERRIGAGDESGLDAFTPQASAVPGSVAEKVAAKAVVAQTEIFPLTMFALGGMLLFPAADDLLTMFVALEVLSLPLYLMCGLARRRRLVSQEAALKYFLLGAFSSAFFLYGIALLYGYSGGFGLDDIAEAVSTDSGDTALVLVGAGLVAVGILFKVGAVPFHSWIPDVYQGAPTPVTAFMAAATKIAAFGAMLRIFYVALPGLADDWRPMLWGIAIITMVVGTVTAVSQTDVKRMLAYSSVAHTGFILTGVIALNGAGVAATLFYLFAYGFSTLGAFALAGLVRRADGEEETTMARWAGLGRRHPVVGVVFSLYLLAFAGIPLTSGFVSKFAVFKAAAEGGAAALVVIGVIASAVAAYFYVRVIVLMFFTDPPEDAPTVVVPSALTKGSVTVTAAVTFALGALPQPLLDLANQAQQFVG; from the coding sequence ATGAACATCCCGGCACCCGTCATCGAATACGGCCAGCTCTCACCGTTTCTCATCGTCCTCGGTGTCGCGGTGCTCGGTGTCCTGGTGGAGGCGTTCCTGCCGCGGCGCGCCCGCTACGGCACCCAGTTGGCGCTGGCGCTGGGCGGGCAACTCGCGGCGCTGGCGGCGGTGGTCTGGGTGCACACCGGGCTCGGTGACTCCCCCGGCAACACCGCCGCGGTGGGCTCACTCGTGGTGGACCGGCCCGCCCTGTTCCTGCAGGGGCTGCTGCTGCTCATCGGCATCCTCGGTGTGCTGCTGATCGCAGAGCGCCGGATCGGCGCCGGGGACGAGTCGGGGTTGGATGCCTTCACTCCGCAGGCGTCCGCGGTGCCGGGCAGCGTCGCGGAGAAGGTCGCCGCGAAAGCCGTTGTGGCACAAACCGAGATCTTCCCGTTGACGATGTTCGCGCTCGGCGGGATGCTGTTGTTCCCGGCGGCCGACGATCTGCTGACCATGTTCGTCGCTCTCGAGGTGCTCTCGCTGCCGCTGTATCTGATGTGCGGGCTGGCCCGGCGGCGGCGCCTGGTGTCGCAGGAGGCGGCGCTCAAGTACTTCCTGCTCGGCGCGTTCTCCTCGGCGTTCTTCCTGTACGGAATCGCCCTGCTGTACGGGTATTCCGGCGGTTTCGGTCTGGATGACATCGCCGAGGCGGTCAGCACCGACAGCGGGGACACCGCGCTGGTGCTGGTCGGCGCCGGGCTGGTCGCCGTCGGGATCCTGTTCAAGGTCGGGGCGGTGCCGTTCCATTCCTGGATCCCGGACGTCTACCAGGGTGCCCCCACCCCGGTCACCGCGTTCATGGCGGCCGCCACCAAGATCGCCGCGTTCGGGGCGATGCTGCGCATCTTCTACGTGGCGCTGCCCGGGCTGGCCGATGACTGGCGGCCGATGCTGTGGGGCATCGCGATCATCACCATGGTGGTGGGTACCGTCACCGCGGTATCGCAGACCGATGTGAAGCGGATGCTGGCCTATTCGTCGGTGGCGCACACCGGGTTCATCCTCACCGGGGTCATCGCGCTCAACGGCGCCGGAGTGGCGGCCACGCTGTTCTATCTGTTCGCCTACGGGTTCAGCACATTGGGCGCGTTCGCGCTGGCCGGTCTGGTGCGCCGCGCCGACGGCGAGGAGGAGACCACCATGGCCCGGTGGGCGGGTCTGGGACGCCGCCATCCGGTGGTGGGCGTGGTGTTTTCGCTGTATCTGCTGGCGTTCGCCGGTATCCCGTTGACCAGTGGGTTCGTCAGCAAGTTCGCGGTGTTCAAGGCCGCGGCCGAGGGCGGCGCGGCGGCGCTGGTGGTGATCGGGGTGATCGCCAGCGCGGTGGCCGCCTACTTCTATGTGCGGGTGATCGTGCTGATGTTCTTCACCGACCCGCCCGAGGACGCCCCGACGGTGGTGGTGCCCAGTGCGCTGACGAAGGGGTCCGTCACCGTCACCGCGGCGGTCACGTTCGCCCTCGGTGCGCTGCCGCAGCCGCTGCTGGATCTGGCGAACCAGGCGCAGCAGTTCGTCGGTTAG